GCCGTCACGAACTCAATGAAGCACTCGCTGGCCAGGATAAACGGATGGTCGTCATTTCAGGCCCCTGCTCCATCCATGATCCTGAAAGTGCTCTAGAATACGCCAAGAGTCTTGCGGCGCTCAAAGAAGAACTCGCTGACCAAATCATCGTCGTGATGCGCGTATACTTCGAAAAGCCAAGAACCACGGTTGGATGGAAAGGCTATATCTACGACCCGGGCTGTGATGAAAGTCATGATATGAACCGAGGGCTTCGAGGCGCTCGTGAAATTCTACTCAAAATCAATGAACTCGGACTGCCCTGCGCCACCGAATTTCTCGATCCCATTGTACCGCAATATACCTCAGATCTCGTCGCATGGGCCGCCATTGGTGCCCGCACCACCGAAAGCCAAACACATCGCCAAATGGCAAGTGGGCTATCCATGCCCGTAGGCTTTAAAAACGCCACAGATGGAGCGCTCCAAGTTGCCATTGACGCTATGGCTTCAGCAGCCCACGGCCAAGCCTTCCTCGGCATCGATAACAATGGCCAGACCTGTATTGTGCGAACCCGCGGCAACCCAAATATTCACTTGGTACTTCGCGGCGGAGGCGGCCAGTCCAACTATTCAAAAGCACACGTAGCTTTTGCCAAGGTACGCCTCGAGGAAACCAACGCGCAGCCTCGCAGCATCATGATTGATTGCAGCCACGCCAACAGTGAAAAAGACTACAGCAAACAACCTGCCGTTTTTCGCGAGGTCCTCAAACAGGTCAATGAAGGACAACCCAGTATTCTCGGGGTGATGCTTGAAAGTCATCTCGTAGAAGGCAAGCAGTCTCTGGGCGGCGAGCTCACCTACGGTCAGAGTATTACCGATGGCTGTATTTCATGGACCGAAACTGAAAAACTTTTACGGGAAGCCCACAACATACTCGATTAACCGGGCATGACTTGGCACCATATTGATTAAGCCTGAAGCAAAATGTTATTGGTTCTGGGCTTTGATTCTTGGGGGGAGAAAAATATGAAATCCATAATCAATTTATTTATTCTGGTCGGCTCTGCACTCATGATGCTCACAGGCTGCAACGCAGATGAAGAATGCGCATCGGACTGTTACGGCGAGTGTGTTGTTCTAGAAAAAATTGGCGACGGCACTTGCGACTCTGAATACGCATGCGCCGATCTGGAATACGATGGTGGTGATTGTGGTGAAGCGCCTACACCCGATCCAGGTACGGGCGGAACTGGTGGTACAGGCGGAACTGGTGATGGACCTTGCGGCGGCGACTGCGGGCCGGAAAATGCGAAATACTCAGAATGTACCTGCGGCGCTGATGATCCATGCGGATGGCTCAACGACCAATACTGCGATGACTACTGCTCAGAGAACTACGACTCAGTATTCGACGATGCCGACGATTGCCCAGAGTGCGGCAATGGCGGAGTCAATGGCGATGAAGAATGCGACACTCAGGGTGAATCTGCGACATGCGATGACGACTGCACCAATGTTGTATGCGGCGATGGCAATGCAAACGAAGCTGCCGGAGAAGCCTGCGATGATGGCGAAGAATCGGAAACATGCAACGAAGACTGCAGTGTTTCTAGCTGCGGTGACGGCATTGTGAATGCGGCAGCCGGCGAGACCTGCGATCAGGGCGAGCTTAACTCC
This genomic interval from Deltaproteobacteria bacterium contains the following:
- a CDS encoding 3-deoxy-7-phosphoheptulonate synthase translates to MTSKSTPETRNVRVSGFETLITPAEAAKEFPLSDLASKTVLQGRHELNEALAGQDKRMVVISGPCSIHDPESALEYAKSLAALKEELADQIIVVMRVYFEKPRTTVGWKGYIYDPGCDESHDMNRGLRGAREILLKINELGLPCATEFLDPIVPQYTSDLVAWAAIGARTTESQTHRQMASGLSMPVGFKNATDGALQVAIDAMASAAHGQAFLGIDNNGQTCIVRTRGNPNIHLVLRGGGGQSNYSKAHVAFAKVRLEETNAQPRSIMIDCSHANSEKDYSKQPAVFREVLKQVNEGQPSILGVMLESHLVEGKQSLGGELTYGQSITDGCISWTETEKLLREAHNILD